One segment of Brassica napus cultivar Da-Ae chromosome C3, Da-Ae, whole genome shotgun sequence DNA contains the following:
- the LOC106388137 gene encoding BEL1-like homeodomain protein 1 yields the protein MAAYFHGNPPEISAGTDGGLQTLILMNPTTYVPYTQQDDDSNNSSNNNNNTNNNSFVFLDSHAPPRNANQQFVGIPLSGHEAASITAADNISVLHGYPPRVQYSLYGSHQVDPTHHQAACETPRAQRGLSLTLSSQQQKQQHRQTLHHVGFGSGPGEDIRVGSGSTASGVTNGIANLVSSKYLKAAQELLDEVVKADSNDINTKSQLFSSKKGTSVTDTKAVGESSTGAREGSDGGGEASGKRTVELGTAERQEIQMKKAKLSSMLHEVEQRYRQYHQQMQMVISSFEQAAGIGSAKSYTSLALKTISRQFRCLKEAIAGQIKAANKSLGEEDSVSGVGRFEGSRLKFVDNHLRQQRALQQLGMIQHPSNNAWRPQRGLPERAVSVLRAWLFEHFLHPYPKDSDKHMLAKQTGLTRSQVSNWFINARVRLWKPMVEEMYAEEMKEQGKNMGSMEKTPNLDENIDDSASKSTSNQEKIPMGGGGLDDYHLNPSHNGDLEGVTGMQGSPKRLRTSDDTMMQPINEGFSSNEKITMKILEERQGIRSDGGYPFMGSFVQYQMDEMSRFNVAVSDQELLTQRFSGNINGVSLTLGLPHCDSLSSTHHQGFMQTHHGIQIGRSVKIGETEEYGNSAINGGSGSAATAHSSAAAAAAYNGMNIQNQKRYVAQLLPDFVA from the exons ATGGCTGCTTACTTCCACGGCAATCCACCGGAGATCTCAGCCGGAACCGACGGTGGTTTACAGACGTTGATCCTCATGAATCCAACAACTTACGTACCATACACTCAACAAGACGACGACTCAAACAatagcagcaacaacaacaacaacacaaacaacaacagtTTCGTCTTCCTAGACTCACACGCGCCTCCGCGAAACGCGAACCAGCAGTTCGTCGGCATACCACTCTCTGGCCATGAAGCTGCTTCCATTACAGCCGCCGACAACATCTCTGTACTTCACGGATACCCTCCGCGCGTGCAGTACAGTTTATATGGCAGCCACCAAGTGGATCCCACTCATCATCAAGCTGCGTGTGAGACTCCACGCGCCCAACGAGGCCTTTCTTTGACCCTCTCGTCTCAACAGCAGAAGCAGCAACATCGCCAGACTCTCCATCACGTAGGGTTCGGGTCAGGACCCGGAGAAGATATCCGGGTCGGATCAGGCTCTACAGCATCGGGAGTAACAAACGGTATAGCGAATCTTGTAAGCTCCAAGTACTTGAAGGCAGCGCAAGAGCTTCTAGACGAAGTAGTCAAGGCTGATTCGAATGACATCAACACTAAGTCCCAACTATTCTCATCGAAGAAAGGGACAAGTGTAACTGATACTAAAGCTGTCGGAGAATCCTCCACCGGCGCCAGAGAAGGTTCTGATGGCGGCGGAGAAGCTTCGGGTAAACGTACGGTGGAGCTAGGAACGGCGGAGAGGCAAGAAATACAAATGAAGAAAGCAAAGTTGAGTAGTATGCTTCACGAG GTGGAGCAGCGATACAGACAGTATCACCAACAGATGCAGATGGTAATCTCATCGTTCGAACAAGCGGCAGGGATAGGTTCTGCCAAGTCATACACCTCCCTCGCACTGAAGACAATATCAAGACAGTTCCGGTGCTTGAAAGAGGCGATCGCTGGTCAGATAAAAGCGGCCAACAAGAGTCTTGGGGAGGAAGATTCTGTGTCCGGTGTCGGGAGGTTTGAAGGGTCGAGGCTCAAGTTCGTAGACAATCACTTGAGACAGCAGAGAGCTCTTCAGCAACTTGGAATGATTCAGCATCCTTCTAATAATGCATGGAGACCTCAACGTGGTCTCCCCGAACGAGCCGTCTCAGTCCTCCGTGCATGGCTTTTCGAACACTTTCTTCACCC ATACCCTAAGGATTCGGACAAGCACATGCTAGCCAAGCAAACAGGACTCACTCGGAGCCAG GTGTCGAACTGGTTCATAAACGCGAGGGTTCGGCTATGGAAACCGATGGTGGAAGAGATGTACGCGGAGGAAATGAAGGAGCAAGGAAAGAACATGGGATCCATGGAGAAGACACCAAATTTGGATGAGAACATCGATGATTCTGCTTCTAAGTCAACTAGTAACCAAGAGAAGATCCCCATGGGAGGAGGAGGCCTCGACGATTACCATCTGAATCCCAGTCACAACGGTGACCTAGAAGGCGTCACTGGAATGCAAGGAAGTCCCAAGAGGCTAAGAACAAGCGACGACACAATGATGCAGCCTATAAATGAGGGTTTCAGCTCGAACGAGAAGATCACGATGAAAATTCTAGAAGAACGGCAAGGGATTAGATCAGACGGTGGATACCCTTTCATGGGGAGCTTCGTACAATACCAAATGGATGAGATGTCAAGATTTAATGTGGCTGTCTCGGACCAGGAGCTTTTAACACAGAGGTTCTCAGGAAACATCAATGGCGTGTCTCTCACGTTAGGGTTACCTCATTGTGATAGCTTGTCATCCACGCACCATCAGGGTTTCATGCAGACCCACCATGGAATTCAGATAGGGAGGAGCGTGAAAATAGGAGAAACAGAGGAATATGGAAACTCAGCCATAAATGGTGGCAGCGGCTCGGCGGCAACCGCACATTCATCAGCCGCAGCAGCAGCGGCTTACAATGGGATGAACATACAAAACCAGAAGAGATATGTGGCTCAGTTATTGCCTGACTTCGTTGCTTAA